The segment AACGGGAGTAATTGTACAAGCGTTAAGTTCCGGTGCGAAAACAACTAGAGGCTATGGCATACGAAAATCTTGACAAACAGCTCATCAACGCGCTTATTGGGAATGGACGAGCGAGTCTGCGAAGTCTCTCTGAAGAGCTAGATGTCTCAGTGACGACGGTCTCGAATCACATTAGCGATCTCGAAGATGAGGGGGTAATTAGCGGGTATACGCCGATTCTGAACTATGACGAGCTTGGGTACGAAGTGACCGCCGTGCTGCAGCTCAAAGTGGAGGGGCAAGCGCTCTCGGATGTGGTGACACGACTACAGGGACACAAACAGATAACAACCGTCTACGAAACGACGGGTGAATTCGACATTATCGGTATTGGCTCATTTCGTGACACAGAGGACGTTAACCAGACAATCAAGCAGCTACTGAACGATGCGACTGTCCGGCAGTCCTCAACTGCGATCATACTAAACAAACCAGTAGAGAATCAGCAATTCGAGCTTGACGTTGAGTCATCGAACTGAGTATATTGCCAGATTTT is part of the Halogeometricum sp. S1BR25-6 genome and harbors:
- the lrp gene encoding HTH-type transcriptional regulator Lrp, with the translated sequence MAYENLDKQLINALIGNGRASLRSLSEELDVSVTTVSNHISDLEDEGVISGYTPILNYDELGYEVTAVLQLKVEGQALSDVVTRLQGHKQITTVYETTGEFDIIGIGSFRDTEDVNQTIKQLLNDATVRQSSTAIILNKPVENQQFELDVESSN